Proteins co-encoded in one Capsicum annuum cultivar UCD-10X-F1 chromosome 9, UCD10Xv1.1, whole genome shotgun sequence genomic window:
- the LOC107841197 gene encoding agamous-like MADS-box protein AGL29 — translation MKKIEKRDDLYASFSKRRSGLYKKASELVRECDVDVGMIIFSPTGKPYSFFHPTVDAIVSCFQNSDLQLSISAQLVAAHARHRVNELNSRLEELDTIKKDAVFQKNMYDEVMETGQKSRWESVEEPSAEELTKFEDWLNTVGSDLQNRLNQLESGASSSSG, via the coding sequence atgaaaaaaatagaaaaacgaGATGACCTATACGCTAGCTTCTCAAAGCGTCGCTCGGGTTTATACAAAAAGGCTAGTGAACTTGTTAGAGAATGTGATGTTGACGTCGGAATGATAATCTTTTCCCCTACTGGTAAGCCTTACTCGTTTTTTCACCCTACAGTTGATGCAATCGTTTCTTGTTTTCAGAATTCTGATTTACAATTAAGTATAAGTGCTCAACTTGTCGCGGCTCATGCTCGACATAGAGTGAATGAACTCAATAGCAGGCTTGAAGAACTTGATACCATAAAAAAGGATgcagtttttcaaaaaaatatgtatgaTGAAGTGATGGAAACTGGGCAGAAAAGTCGGTGGGAGTCTGTTGAGGAGCCTAGTGCAGAGGAATTGACCAAGTTTGAAGATTGGTTAAACACCGTTGGTTCTGATTTGCAAAATCGTTTGAATCAATTGGAAAGCGGAGCTTCATCCTCAAGTGGATGA